In Malus sylvestris chromosome 15, drMalSylv7.2, whole genome shotgun sequence, a single genomic region encodes these proteins:
- the LOC126605838 gene encoding uncharacterized protein LOC126605838, with translation MYPTSQFKKLSFGLERRRRRKERKHFSEGKDSLKILLPWKSSGKKSSIRRSPPIDTNKFHSTLNRIGIGERERVGGATAILLLLLFQCLPVLRFPEDFNISTMEGIDRRNMSEKFTSDKQMFKIFNSQIKVIVGAINKGKDDNL, from the exons AT GTACCCAACTTCCCAATTTAAAAAACTAAG TTTTGGGTtggagagaaggagaaggagaaaagagaggaagcaTTTTAGCGAGGGAAAG GACAGTTTGAAGATTTTGCTTCCTTGGAAATCTAGCGGCAAGAAATCATCC ATAAGAAGAAGTCCACCCATTGATACTAACAAGTTCCAT AGCACACTAAACCGAATAGGAATCGGCGAGCGAGAGAGGGTGGGTGGTGCCACTGCAATCCTACTTCTTCTGCTCTTCCAGTGCCTTCcag TTTTAAGATTTCCAGAGGACTTCAACATATCAACTATGGAGGGAATTGATAGACGCAATATGTCAGAG AAATTCACTTCGGACAAACaaatgttcaaaattttcaacagtCAAATCAAAGTTATCGTAGGAGCAATCAACAAAGGCAAAGACGACAATCTATGA
- the LOC126605263 gene encoding LOW QUALITY PROTEIN: uncharacterized protein LOC126605263 (The sequence of the model RefSeq protein was modified relative to this genomic sequence to represent the inferred CDS: substituted 2 bases at 2 genomic stop codons): MASTSFCSXXSPSSDRLLGLFSFSPPSSTAAGEKLNNAEVFWTTDFTEPAVNTPNPRLSLTRRVNFRIFAVLPELSQSAQVLYRKPTISSLSKPIPSIPRLFPSPSVPNSRKLQNSAPIMVLVLSRAVEKHRRNDGLVDVVDEGDEGDDEMLPPHELVARGLGVSDRTTFSVWCSSSTWRGKR, from the coding sequence ATGGCCTCTACCAGCTTCTGCAGCTAGTGATCGCCGTCGTCAGATCGGCTGCTCGGCCTCTTCTCCTTCTCTCCGCCTTCGTCCACCGCCGCGGGCGAGAAGCTCAACAACGCCGAGGTCTTCTGGACCACCGATTTCACCGAGCCCGCCGTTAACACCCCAAACCCCCGCCTTAGTCTAACTCGTCGCGTCAATTTCAGAATATTCGCGGTCCTCCCAGAACTTAGTCAATCGGCACAAGTGTTGTACCGAAAGCCGACAATTTCGTCATTGTCGAAGCCCATCCCTTCAATTCCGAGACTTTTTCCATCCCCGTCGGTTCCAAATTCGAGAAAGCTCCAGAACTCGGCCCCGATAATGGTGTTGGTTCTATCCCGGGCGGTGGAGAAGCACCGTAGAAACGATGGTCTGGTTGATGTGGTGGATGAGGGGGACGAGGGAGACGACGAGATGCTGCCGCCGCACGAGCTGGTGGCGAGGGGGTTGGGGGTGTCGGATAGGACGACGTTTTCGGTGTGGTGTTCCTCGTCAACGTGGAGAGGGAAAAGGTAG